In Cyclopterus lumpus isolate fCycLum1 chromosome 9, fCycLum1.pri, whole genome shotgun sequence, a single genomic region encodes these proteins:
- the tbx16 gene encoding T-box transcription factor 16 has protein sequence MQSIRDLKPNFSVPPPSSMAAGPDAYLQGNIRMTLEAPELWKNFYEIGTEMIITKPGRRMFPHCKINLSGLIPCAKYILLVDMVPEDGFRYKWNKEKWEVAGKAEPQPPCRTYLHPESPAPGSHWMKQSVSFLKLKLTNNTLDQHGHIILHSMHRYHPRFHIVQADDLFSVRWSVFQTFTFPETSFTAVTAYQNTRITKLKIDHNPFAKGFRDEGTNKKRRSNKNPICLEKRSKMSDILNRDSEEDSPPDFCRSSYEGYDGEEGDPPKRKEADGVKEERYSPWAADREPRGRTESPTGADPRDVYNTEQLVPAPASYQPYRFQEYGKSPSPSSSVGSSNGGSGRSSFESRVHDVATVPDHDPSKPRTHEVGPSPCAPQPLAAPQDYTGVLNMTMAQAGKPGVISHHIYSPYSAEQPLGQWSGPGPAQYPPPHHLTADYATQAVHHGYHHGNVAEWSQYPLFSYSCW, from the exons ATGCAGTCCATCAGAG ATTTAAAGCCAAACTTCAgcgtccctcctccctcctccatggCTGCTGGCCCCGATGCCTATCTCCAGGGCAACATCAGGATGACTCTGGAGGCCCCTGAACTCTGGAAGAACTTTTATGAAATAGGAACAGAGATGATTATCACCAAACCGGGCAG GAGGATGTTTCCACACTGTAAGATTAATCTGTCGGGCCTTATTCCATGTGCCAAGTACATCTTACTGGTTGACATGGTCCCTGAAGATGGTTTCAGATACAAG TGGAATAAAGAGAAATGGGAGGTGGCAGGAAAAGCGGAGCCCCAGCCTCCCTGCAGGACCTACCTCCACCCTGAATCTCCAGCCCCGGGCAGCCACTGGATGAAGCAGTCCGTCTCCTTCCTCAAGCTCAAGCTCACCAACAATACACTCGACCAGCACGGCCAT ATCATTTTGCACTCCATGCATCGCTATCACCCGCGCTTCCACATTGTCCAGGCGGACGACTTGTTCAGTGTCCGCTGGAGTGTTTTCCAGACCTTCACCTTCCCTGAGACTTCCTTCACGGCGGTCACAGCGTACCAGAACACCAGG ATTACAAAGCTGAAGATCGATCACAACCCATTTGCAAAAGGTTTCCGGGATGAAGGCACTAATAAGAAAAG GCGCTCGAACAAGAACCCAATCTGCCTGGAGAAACGATCCAAGATGTCAGACATTTTGAACAGAGACTCTGAGGAGGACAGTCCACCAG ATTTCTGCCGCTCATCGTATGAGGGTTACGACGGGGAGGAAGGAGACCCGCCCAAAAGAAAAGAGGCTGATGGCGTCAAAGAGGAGCGTTACTCCCCGTGGGCCGCTGACAGGGAGCCCCGTGGGAGGACTGAATCTCCCACTGGGGCCGACCCCAGGGACGTGTACAACACAGAGCAACTAGTTCCTGCTCCAGCTTCCTACCAGCCGTACAG GTTCCAGGAGTACGGAaagtctccctctccctcctccagcgTCGGCAGCAGCAATGGTGGATCAGGACGCAGCAGCTTTGAGTCCAGAGTCCATGATGTTGCCACCGTCCCGGATCATGACCCTTCAAAGCCCCGCACACATGAGGTTGGCCCTTCGCCTTGCGCCCCCCAGCCCCTCGCTGCCCCCCAGGACTACACCGGGGTCCTCAACATGACCATGGCCCAGGCCGGCAAGCCGGGGGTGATCAGCCACCACATTTACAGCCCATACAGCGCCGAGCAGCCCCTCGGACAGTGGAGCGGCCCCGGTCCTGCCCAGTATCCCCCTCCTCATCACCTGACCGCTGACTACGCCACACAAGCCGTGCACCATGGCTATCACCATGGCAACGTGGCTGAGTGGAGCCAGTACCCGCTGTTCTCTTACTCCTGCTGGTGA